A DNA window from Pseudomonas wuhanensis contains the following coding sequences:
- a CDS encoding universal stress protein: MKIRRLLLIAPTEMIRTPAFERARAVACATGSMLHIVAFDHVQALAVAGLFDHDAMAQAREGYLQVHRHWLEQQARFQRCEGVQVSTEVVWARPTLAHLLEYVNDFHADLVIKDTHRVSALDRAFHRPLDWQLLRDCPAPLHLVIDATNPKPLSILATIDLSHLEELTQGLNDRILDLASSLAEPCGATLHLLNVSGWSELGEAEVNIPTATLDGSLRDAVSDAQLEAFEALAERYGIEKQQRHLLPGTPAEVITRFAQQRAFDMVVLGTTYHRGIDLFIGSTAESVLNRSPCSLTIVKPLPRLD; the protein is encoded by the coding sequence GTGAAAATTCGACGTTTGCTATTGATTGCCCCGACCGAAATGATCCGCACCCCGGCGTTCGAACGGGCTCGGGCTGTGGCCTGCGCCACCGGTTCAATGCTGCACATTGTCGCTTTCGATCATGTTCAGGCGTTGGCGGTGGCGGGGCTGTTTGACCACGACGCGATGGCCCAGGCGCGGGAAGGTTACTTGCAGGTGCATCGCCACTGGCTGGAGCAGCAAGCCCGGTTTCAACGATGCGAAGGCGTGCAGGTGAGCACTGAGGTGGTGTGGGCCAGACCGACCCTGGCGCATCTGCTGGAGTACGTGAATGATTTCCATGCGGACCTGGTGATCAAGGACACCCACCGCGTATCGGCGCTCGATCGCGCCTTCCATCGGCCCCTGGACTGGCAGTTGCTGCGCGACTGTCCGGCGCCCTTGCACCTGGTCATCGATGCCACAAATCCCAAGCCGTTGAGCATACTCGCGACCATCGATTTGTCTCATCTGGAGGAGCTGACCCAAGGGCTCAATGACCGGATTCTCGACCTGGCCTCGAGCCTGGCCGAACCTTGTGGCGCCACCTTGCACCTGCTCAATGTCAGCGGCTGGTCGGAGCTGGGGGAGGCTGAAGTGAACATACCGACGGCGACACTGGATGGCAGTTTGAGAGACGCGGTCAGCGATGCTCAGCTGGAGGCTTTCGAGGCGCTTGCCGAACGCTACGGAATCGAGAAACAACAGCGCCATCTGCTGCCCGGCACTCCCGCCGAGGTGATTACCCGTTTCGCACAACAACGTGCCTTCGACATGGTGGTGCTGGGAACGACCTACCATCGCGGGATCGATCTATTCATCGGCAGTACGGCAGAAAGTGTGTTGAACCGGTCACCCTGCAGCCTGACGATCGTCAAGCCATTGCCCCGGCTCGACTGA
- a CDS encoding MBL fold metallo-hydrolase RNA specificity domain-containing protein, with translation MRMTFLGAAGTVTGSKYLLEHRDQHVLIDCGLFQGYKQLRLHNWDPFQLPVRDLEAIVLTHAHLDHSGYLPVLVRNGYRGPVYATPATCELVKILLRDSGRLQEEEAEFANRHGFSKHSPALPLYTEQDAERALKLLRPVQLHHRVDIVPGMSILLRGAGHILGAATVEVVADGVTLVFSGDLGRPNDPLMFAPETIEQADYLLVESTYGDRRHPDESPEDQLAEVITRTALRHGITLVPSFAVGRAQLLMYHLYRLQQKHAIPDLPIYLNSPMATDVTRLYQRFRSEHRLSLEECEGMCHVTRFVRSTRDSIELDQQRTPAVIIAASGMATGGRVLHHLKALAPNPINTLLVPGFQAGGTRGAQIIAGVPSVRIHGKDVPIRAEVVPMQTLSAHADADEIMAWLRGFKRPPKHTYVVHGEPNASDVLRRRISLELGWSVSVPEYHDSVELTGSL, from the coding sequence ATGCGAATGACATTTCTCGGTGCTGCGGGCACGGTTACGGGCAGCAAGTACCTGCTGGAACATCGCGACCAGCATGTGCTGATCGATTGCGGCCTGTTCCAGGGCTATAAACAACTGCGCTTGCACAACTGGGACCCGTTCCAGCTGCCGGTTCGCGACCTCGAAGCCATTGTGCTGACCCACGCTCATCTGGACCACAGCGGCTACCTGCCGGTGTTGGTGCGCAACGGTTATCGCGGCCCGGTGTATGCCACGCCAGCCACCTGTGAACTGGTGAAAATCCTGCTGCGCGACAGCGGCCGCTTGCAGGAAGAAGAGGCCGAATTCGCCAATCGCCATGGCTTTTCCAAACACTCTCCGGCCTTGCCGCTGTACACCGAGCAAGACGCTGAGCGGGCATTGAAATTACTGCGGCCGGTGCAGTTGCACCACCGGGTCGATATCGTTCCGGGGATGAGCATTCTGTTGCGCGGTGCCGGGCATATTCTGGGCGCAGCGACGGTGGAAGTCGTTGCCGATGGCGTCACGCTTGTGTTCTCCGGGGATCTGGGGCGGCCGAACGATCCGTTGATGTTTGCCCCGGAGACGATCGAGCAGGCCGATTATCTGCTGGTGGAGTCGACTTACGGTGACCGTCGGCATCCCGACGAATCCCCGGAGGATCAACTGGCCGAAGTCATCACCCGTACCGCGCTGCGCCATGGCATCACACTGGTACCATCGTTCGCGGTCGGTCGCGCGCAGTTGCTGATGTACCACCTGTATCGCTTGCAACAGAAACATGCGATTCCCGACCTGCCGATCTACCTCAACAGCCCCATGGCCACCGACGTCACGCGTTTGTATCAGCGCTTTCGCAGTGAGCACCGGTTATCCCTGGAAGAGTGCGAAGGCATGTGCCATGTCACGCGTTTTGTGCGCTCCACCCGAGATTCCATCGAGCTGGACCAGCAGCGCACACCGGCGGTGATCATCGCCGCCAGCGGCATGGCCACGGGCGGGCGGGTGCTGCACCACCTCAAGGCGCTGGCGCCCAACCCGATCAATACGCTGCTGGTGCCGGGTTTTCAGGCGGGCGGCACCCGCGGCGCACAGATCATCGCAGGCGTTCCATCAGTACGTATCCACGGTAAAGACGTGCCGATCCGCGCCGAAGTGGTGCCGATGCAAACCCTGTCCGCCCACGCCGATGCCGATGAAATCATGGCGTGGTTGCGCGGCTTCAAGCGGCCACCGAAACACACCTATGTGGTGCACGGCGAACCCAACGCTTCGGATGTATTGCGCCGGCGCATCAGCCTGGAGCTAGGCTGGTCGGTCTCGGTGCCGGAGTACCATGACAGCGTGGAGCTGACGGGTTCTCTTTAG
- a CDS encoding BON domain-containing protein: MNDLKLRRDILDELEFQPHIDAAAIGVAVENGVVSLTGHVRTYAEKIAAERAVKRVKGVHAVAEEIEVRIPGDADVADDVIASRCLDIIRWNADIPEDQIQVKVQQGWVTLEGEVEWQYQKEDAERAMCKLAGVVGINNLLIVKPKVSLEDIKRRIENAMARNAELDTSHIRVTVEGTTVKLEGCVHLWRERKAAEHAAWAVPGVMHVENHILIA, encoded by the coding sequence ATGAACGATTTAAAGTTGCGCCGAGATATTCTCGATGAGCTTGAGTTTCAACCCCACATTGATGCTGCGGCTATAGGTGTCGCTGTAGAAAATGGGGTTGTCAGCCTCACCGGACATGTCCGGACCTACGCTGAAAAAATCGCTGCCGAACGCGCGGTAAAGCGCGTTAAAGGCGTACATGCTGTTGCCGAAGAAATCGAAGTCCGGATACCAGGCGATGCTGATGTCGCAGATGACGTCATAGCGTCCCGCTGCCTGGACATCATCCGCTGGAATGCCGACATTCCAGAAGACCAGATACAGGTCAAGGTACAGCAAGGATGGGTCACGCTTGAAGGTGAAGTGGAGTGGCAATATCAGAAAGAAGACGCTGAAAGGGCTATGTGTAAGCTGGCAGGGGTCGTCGGCATCAACAATCTGTTGATCGTCAAACCCAAGGTCAGTCTGGAAGATATCAAACGCCGCATAGAAAATGCGATGGCGCGAAATGCAGAGCTGGATACCAGCCACATCCGCGTTACGGTGGAGGGAACGACGGTAAAACTCGAAGGCTGCGTTCATCTGTGGCGAGAGAGGAAGGCTGCTGAACATGCGGCTTGGGCGGTCCCGGGGGTGATGCATGTGGAAAACCACATACTCATCGCCTGA
- a CDS encoding ABC transporter ATP-binding protein: MLRVFERRLDPFPPDELPPPPEGLARFLWACTRGARGYILVFALLSAGVSIYEAWLFSFLGQVVDLLSTWQAGGDAAAQESRVLWGMGIVMLTSIGLVALRTMVQHQILAINLPLRLRWDFHRLMLRQSLSFFSDEFSGRVTTKVMQTALAVRDVLFTLIEIAPGIGVYFIALIALAGGFALKLMLPFVAWIVLFGLAMLYFVPRLGKVGQEQAHARSSMTGRISDAYTNITTVKLFSHSNREAHFARAAMEDFKQTGFRQMRLVSQFEIVNQALVVALIMAAGGYALWLWHLGEVGTGAVAAITAMALRINGMSHWIMWQMTSLFESIGTVQDGMATLTRGPKVQDAPNAGVLVTSGGAVTFDNVSFNYNGERQVLDGLSLNIRPGEKIGLVGRSGAGKSTLINLLLRFYDVDSGQIRIDGQDIAHVTQDSLRSAIGMVTQDTSLLHRSIRDNIAYGRPDASDAQIRSAAANAQADEFISQLSDRQGHTGYDTLVGERGIKLSGGQRQRVAIARVMLKNAPILLLDEATSALDSEVEVAIQESLDEMMQGKTVIAIAHRLSTIAAMDRLIVMDDGRIIEQGTHTELLAKNGIYARLWHHQSGGFLGEDRGVTEAMDQA; encoded by the coding sequence ATGCTTCGCGTATTCGAACGAAGACTCGACCCCTTCCCGCCCGACGAGTTACCACCGCCACCCGAAGGCCTGGCTCGGTTCCTTTGGGCGTGCACGCGGGGGGCGCGCGGCTATATTCTTGTGTTTGCGCTGCTCAGTGCCGGTGTGTCGATCTACGAAGCCTGGCTGTTTTCTTTCCTCGGTCAGGTCGTGGATCTGCTCTCGACCTGGCAGGCCGGTGGGGATGCGGCTGCGCAGGAAAGTCGCGTGTTGTGGGGCATGGGCATCGTAATGCTGACCAGCATCGGGCTGGTGGCGTTGCGTACCATGGTGCAGCACCAGATATTGGCGATCAATCTGCCGTTGCGGCTGCGTTGGGACTTCCACCGCCTGATGCTGCGGCAAAGCCTTTCGTTTTTTTCCGATGAGTTCTCCGGTCGGGTCACCACCAAGGTGATGCAGACTGCGCTGGCCGTGCGCGACGTGTTGTTCACCCTTATCGAGATCGCACCCGGAATCGGGGTGTATTTCATCGCGCTCATCGCACTGGCCGGCGGCTTCGCTCTGAAACTGATGCTGCCCTTCGTTGCCTGGATCGTGTTGTTCGGGCTGGCCATGCTCTATTTCGTCCCCCGCTTGGGGAAAGTCGGACAGGAACAGGCCCATGCGCGCTCCTCGATGACCGGACGTATCTCAGACGCCTACACCAACATCACGACAGTGAAACTGTTCTCCCATTCCAATCGTGAAGCGCACTTCGCGCGCGCGGCCATGGAAGATTTCAAGCAAACGGGCTTCCGCCAGATGCGCCTGGTCAGCCAATTCGAGATCGTCAACCAAGCGTTGGTGGTGGCGTTGATCATGGCAGCAGGCGGTTATGCGCTTTGGCTGTGGCACTTGGGCGAAGTCGGCACAGGTGCCGTGGCGGCGATTACCGCCATGGCGTTGCGTATCAACGGCATGTCGCACTGGATCATGTGGCAAATGACCTCGCTGTTCGAGAGCATCGGCACCGTGCAGGATGGCATGGCAACCCTTACCCGCGGCCCCAAGGTGCAGGATGCGCCGAACGCGGGCGTCCTGGTGACCTCCGGCGGCGCGGTAACTTTCGACAACGTGAGCTTCAACTACAATGGCGAACGCCAAGTGCTCGATGGCCTGAGCCTGAACATTCGTCCGGGCGAAAAAATCGGCCTGGTGGGCCGCTCCGGCGCGGGAAAATCCACGCTCATCAACTTGCTTCTGCGCTTCTATGACGTCGACAGCGGGCAGATTCGCATTGACGGGCAAGACATTGCGCACGTGACGCAAGACAGCCTGCGCAGTGCCATCGGCATGGTCACCCAGGATACCTCCCTGCTGCACCGCTCCATTCGCGACAACATCGCCTACGGCCGACCCGATGCAAGCGACGCCCAAATCCGCAGTGCCGCGGCCAATGCCCAGGCCGATGAGTTCATCAGCCAACTGAGCGACCGGCAAGGCCACACCGGCTACGACACCTTGGTGGGCGAACGCGGCATCAAGCTGTCGGGCGGCCAGCGCCAGCGCGTCGCGATTGCCCGAGTGATGCTCAAGAACGCCCCGATCCTGCTACTTGACGAGGCTACCAGCGCGCTGGATTCGGAAGTCGAAGTGGCCATTCAGGAAAGCCTCGATGAAATGATGCAGGGCAAAACCGTAATCGCCATCGCCCATCGGCTGTCCACGATTGCGGCGATGGATCGACTGATTGTCATGGATGATGGACGCATCATCGAACAAGGCACCCACACCGAATTGCTCGCTAAAAACGGCATCTATGCACGGCTGTGGCACCATCAGAGTGGCGGGTTCCTGGGTGAGGATCGGGGGGTGACCGAGGCTATGGATCAGGCATGA
- a CDS encoding isopenicillin N synthase family dioxygenase, with amino-acid sequence MAKLQKPVAIARTLIGGIALSLDLPKNYFEQRQRKPITIQRVLRYPPQIGKVSLEEIGIGAHTDDGFLTVLSQDTVGGLQVKNRAGEWVTAPPVEGTFIVNIGDLVQTLTNDRYTSTMHRVINTSGLERYSIPFFIDLDFDAVVAPVPTCVSEALPAKYEAYTCGEHKFKRFVDSYAHLKGE; translated from the coding sequence TTGGCGAAACTACAGAAGCCGGTCGCAATCGCGAGAACGCTCATCGGCGGCATCGCGCTGAGTCTGGACTTGCCGAAAAATTATTTTGAACAACGCCAACGTAAACCCATCACCATTCAGCGAGTTTTGCGTTATCCGCCTCAGATAGGAAAGGTCTCCCTGGAAGAGATCGGTATTGGTGCTCACACGGATGACGGCTTCCTGACAGTCCTGTCTCAAGACACAGTTGGCGGTTTACAAGTCAAGAACCGGGCAGGGGAGTGGGTTACCGCCCCACCCGTTGAAGGCACTTTTATCGTCAATATCGGTGATCTGGTGCAAACCCTCACCAACGATCGCTACACCTCGACAATGCATCGCGTCATAAATACTAGCGGTCTAGAGCGCTATTCAATACCTTTCTTTATTGATTTGGACTTCGATGCAGTTGTTGCGCCTGTACCAACCTGTGTAAGTGAGGCTTTGCCCGCGAAGTATGAAGCGTACACTTGTGGCGAACACAAATTTAAGCGTTTCGTTGATAGCTATGCGCATCTGAAAGGCGAATAG
- a CDS encoding DoxX family protein, with translation MRYNLFENQRNEIILLARILLMILFIISGWGKMTNFGGTVAYLDSLGAPMPMVAAGVAVVMEFFVAIAIVVGFYTRPLAFLFALFVLGTALIGHHFWTMVDPERATNMVQYFKNLSIMGGLLLLGITGPGKYSVDGR, from the coding sequence ATGAGATACAACCTGTTTGAGAATCAGAGAAACGAGATCATCCTGCTCGCCCGCATCCTTCTAATGATTCTTTTCATCATTTCCGGCTGGGGCAAGATGACCAACTTTGGCGGTACCGTTGCTTACCTAGACTCACTCGGTGCGCCCATGCCCATGGTCGCTGCGGGGGTTGCGGTCGTCATGGAGTTCTTTGTCGCTATAGCGATAGTCGTGGGTTTCTACACCCGTCCACTCGCATTTCTCTTCGCCTTGTTTGTACTCGGTACAGCGCTGATCGGGCATCACTTTTGGACTATGGTTGACCCGGAGCGCGCAACCAACATGGTCCAGTATTTCAAGAACCTCAGTATCATGGGCGGCTTGCTGCTGCTGGGCATTACAGGTCCTGGCAAGTATTCGGTGGACGGCAGATAG
- the gfa gene encoding S-(hydroxymethyl)glutathione synthase — MSNLKLHPSLDNGIEPSAANFSGGTLQCLCPTDKVEIRIDAQTLHNHACGCSKCWKPAGAKFAVVAVVPRDKVSVTANAEKLVIVDESATIQRHACKECHAHMYGRIENKDHAFYGLDFVHTELSPQKGWAAPGFAAFVSSIIETGTPPEDMKEIRGKLRALGLEPYDCLSPDLMDALATQVAKLKGVLASR; from the coding sequence GTGAGCAACTTGAAGCTTCATCCTTCACTGGATAACGGAATAGAGCCAAGCGCTGCAAACTTCTCTGGCGGCACCCTGCAATGCCTGTGTCCGACCGATAAGGTTGAAATCAGGATTGACGCCCAGACTCTGCACAATCACGCCTGTGGCTGCAGCAAATGCTGGAAGCCCGCAGGTGCGAAATTCGCGGTCGTTGCTGTCGTTCCTCGCGATAAAGTCAGCGTCACCGCGAACGCCGAAAAGCTGGTCATCGTCGACGAGAGCGCGACCATTCAACGACATGCCTGCAAAGAGTGCCATGCACATATGTACGGTCGCATCGAAAATAAAGACCACGCGTTCTATGGCCTGGATTTTGTGCATACCGAGCTATCCCCGCAAAAAGGGTGGGCTGCACCGGGCTTTGCAGCTTTCGTTTCGTCGATCATCGAAACCGGCACCCCACCGGAGGACATGAAGGAAATCCGCGGAAAACTGCGCGCGCTCGGTTTGGAACCTTATGATTGCTTGTCGCCAGACCTGATGGACGCATTGGCTACGCAAGTGGCGAAGTTGAAGGGTGTTCTTGCATCCCGTTAA